ATCGAAGTCGAGATCGTGTTTCTCGACGGCGTCTTCATTCGCAACTGACGGGAGTTTCGAAAGATGAAGGTTCATCACAAGATCGTTGCCGGTCTGGGCCTGGTCGGGCTCGCCGGCGCGGTCGGCGCCTACGCACAGGCTCCGGCCAGTGACGCGCAAGTCCTTGAGCTTCTCAAGGCACGGCTGCCTAAGACGCAGGTCGCCAAGGTCGACTGCTCGCGGATAGGCACGCTCTGCGAGGTGCAAGCTGGCTCGCAGCTGTTCTACACCGATCGCTCAGCGCGCTATCTGGTGATCGGCCGTGTCTACGACATGGAGATGCGCCAGGATCTCACGGCCGCACGGCTGCTCGAGATCAATCCGGAGATGCTCATCGGCGGTGCCGCCGCCGGCGACAAGGCAGAGGCAGCCAACGCCGCGCCTGAGACTGCCGATCCGGTTCAGGCGGGCCGTGGTCTCAAGAAGGCAGGGGCGCAGAAGGTCTCGCTCGAGGGGCTGCCCAAAAATGGCGCCGTTGAGTGGGGCTCGGGCGGGCCGAAGGTTACTGTCTTCAGCGATTTCCGCTGCGGTTACTGCAAGGCGCTGCATGAGGCGCTGCGCACCATGAACGTGCGCGTGATCGAGCGGCCGATCTCGGTCCTCGGCACCCGGATGATCTCGAACGCGGTGGTATGCGCGCCAGATCGCCGCAAGGCGCTTGCTGACGCTTACGAGGGCCGGGACCTGCCTGCAGGTCGCCAGTGCGACACCTCGGGGCTCGATGCCAACGAGAAGTTTGCGCATGCCAACGGCTTCGACGGCACGCCGGTGATCGTCCGCGCGGACGGCGCGGTGCTGCAAGGTTTCAGGCCCACGGCCTTCCTGGAGACCTGGCTCAAGGGGGCGGGATCGTGAGCGCGCATCGCCCACGCGCCCGGCACGGTCTCACCACGGCCACGCTCGGCCTCGTCGCATCGGGGCTCGCGGGTTGCACTACGTTTGGGGCCAATATCAGAGGTGACTTCACCTGCGGGGCTCCCAATGGAACCTGCGCGCCTTCCAGCGTCATTGACGATTCTGCCATCGCGACGATCCAGGATCGCACCTCGAACGAGGTTGTGGTGCCGGCAGGCCCTTACGAGGTCGACGATGGCGACACACCCGGTATGCGGCTCTCCTCGGCCTCAGCGCCGGCCCACAGGGGCACGTCGCAGCCGCGGGGCTATAGCCGTGTCCTGCGGGTCGTGTTCCCGGCCTACGTCGATCGCTACGGCCAGTTGCATGAGAAGAGTGCGGTGCAGGCCGAAGTCGACGTCGGCCAGGTTCCGCAGCTTGCGGATCGCGCAGTCGGCGATCGCCTGCCGAGCGGACCGGACGCGGGTCTGTTTGGTGCCGCCGAGAGCGCGCCGCAGATGCTTGCGTTTGCGCCGCGCGCATCGGTGCCGGGATCTTCCGCTCCGCAGCTGGAAGCACAGGCACTTGCGCGAACGGAGAACGTCATCGTGCGCCACGGCCTACCCAAGGCGGAGAGCCCCAAGATCGTCCTGCCCAAGGTCGCGACCAGCGAGAGTGGCAAGGCAATACCAGAAGCGGCGACGCCGGCGAAGCCCTCGCCGATCGCCGCGATCAAGGACCAGGTGGCCGGCAAGCTCGCCCAGAGCGCCAAGGTCAAGGCGGCCGACTTCCCGGCCCAGGTGGATTGAGCGACATGGCTGACATTATCCGCCGCATGATCGAGCTCGTGACCGGCGACGCGAGCAAGCCCGAGTCCCGCTCCAAGGCGCCCGAAGTGCCGATGCTCGCGCATTACCTCGGGTATCGCGCCTTCGACCCCAAGCGCGAGCTGTTTTACCTGACCAACTCGAAGGGCTTCATTCTCGAACTCGCGCCGCTGGTTGGCGCGGATGAGCGGATCGGCGACATCCTCAACACCGTATTCGCGGACATCCTCGTCGCGGGCGCGCACTACACGGTCACGAACTGGCCCTCGCCGCGCGTGTCGGAGAAGTTGGAAGGCTGGGTGCTCCCGCGCGTTATGGCCGGTGGTGTGTTCGAGAAGCTAGCGCGCTACCGGCTCGACCTGCTGCGCAATGGTGCCTGGGCGACGCTCGCCAGCGATGGCCCGTTCCACCTTCGCAACTTCCGCGTGATCTTCAGCGTCGGCTTTCCCGATTCCAGCTCGGTGTCGCTTGAAACGTTGACCTCGATGCGCGAGGCCGTGGTTGCCGCGCTGGACTCGATCAACATCCCGGCGCGGAGCCTCAACCCGGTCGACCTGATCCGGCTGATCGACGATATCCTGTGCCCCTCGACCGGCGCCAGCGACGATGCGCCCGAGTACAGTGCGCTCGATCCGATCAACGAGCAGTGCGTCAGGCGCGATCTGGTCACGCTGGTGCAGAAGGACCGGCTCCTGTTGCACGCACAGGCGCTGCGCCCAAGCGGCGAGGACGTCGACGGCGTTCCCGAGATGCGCGAGTTCCGGCCCGAGCAGTTCGACGTGCGCTCGATGTCGGTGCGCTACTTTCCCGATCGCTGGGCACCTTGGGACACCCAGAAGGTCATCGGCGACATCTTCAACCCCAAGCTCAACTTGCCGTGCCCAGTGCTGCAGACGATCTCCGGGATCGTTCCGAGCACGGAAACCTCCGCGACCAAGGCCGGCTTCAAGTTCGCGCGCACGCAGTCGCTCAGCGAAGGGAAGGGGGCCAAGCTGCGGCCCGAACTGCGCTCCCAGGCCGCGGAATGGACGCATGTCCAGCAGGAAGTGCGGACCGGCCAGAAGCTGCACCAGGTCTACTACTCGGTGACGATGGTCTCGCCCAAGGGCGTCGGCGACACCAACGAGCGCACGATCAAGGCGATCTACAAGGCAGCTGGATGGGATCTCATCGATGAGACCTACCTGCACTTGCCCTCGTTCCTGGCCTCACTGCCGCTGCTGCTGGCCGATGGCCTGGCGTCGGATCTCAAGCGCATGAAGCGCTTTCGCACCGTGCTCTCGTCCAACGTCGCTTCGATGGCGCCGATGCAGGGCGAGTATAACGGCGGCCACATTCCGCACCTGATGTTCGTGGGCCGGCGCGGTCAGCCCCAGTTCTGGTCGCCGTTCCAGAACGGCGCGGGCAACCACAACGTCGCGATCGTCGGCAAGTCGGGCTCGGGCAAATCGGTGCTGCTCCAGGATCTGACCGCCAGCCTCGCCGGGGTGGGCGCGCGCACGATCGTCATCGACGATGGCCGCTCTTTCGAGCACATGGCCAAGGCGCTCGGCGGTCGCTTCACGGAGTTCCGGCTGTCGTCGGGCATCTCGATCAACCCGTTTCGCATGATCGATCCCGACATGACCGAGACCGACGAGGATTACCTCGTCGACTGTCTAGCCATGCTCAAGGCCATCATCGCGCAGATGGCGCGCTTCGAGGACCGGCTTAACGATACCGAGCGCGGCCTGATCGACGCGGCCGTCAATCGGGTCTGGGAAGACTACGGGCGCGACGGCACGATCGACAACATCATCGCCGCGCTGGGCGAGACCGGGCATCCGTTCGGCCAGGATCTAGGCACCGCTCTGCTGCCGTTCGCCAGCACCGGTACGTTCGGGCGGTTC
Above is a window of Novosphingobium sp. 9U DNA encoding:
- a CDS encoding DsbC family protein, with protein sequence MKVHHKIVAGLGLVGLAGAVGAYAQAPASDAQVLELLKARLPKTQVAKVDCSRIGTLCEVQAGSQLFYTDRSARYLVIGRVYDMEMRQDLTAARLLEINPEMLIGGAAAGDKAEAANAAPETADPVQAGRGLKKAGAQKVSLEGLPKNGAVEWGSGGPKVTVFSDFRCGYCKALHEALRTMNVRVIERPISVLGTRMISNAVVCAPDRRKALADAYEGRDLPAGRQCDTSGLDANEKFAHANGFDGTPVIVRADGAVLQGFRPTAFLETWLKGAGS
- the traC gene encoding type IV secretion system protein TraC — translated: MADIIRRMIELVTGDASKPESRSKAPEVPMLAHYLGYRAFDPKRELFYLTNSKGFILELAPLVGADERIGDILNTVFADILVAGAHYTVTNWPSPRVSEKLEGWVLPRVMAGGVFEKLARYRLDLLRNGAWATLASDGPFHLRNFRVIFSVGFPDSSSVSLETLTSMREAVVAALDSINIPARSLNPVDLIRLIDDILCPSTGASDDAPEYSALDPINEQCVRRDLVTLVQKDRLLLHAQALRPSGEDVDGVPEMREFRPEQFDVRSMSVRYFPDRWAPWDTQKVIGDIFNPKLNLPCPVLQTISGIVPSTETSATKAGFKFARTQSLSEGKGAKLRPELRSQAAEWTHVQQEVRTGQKLHQVYYSVTMVSPKGVGDTNERTIKAIYKAAGWDLIDETYLHLPSFLASLPLLLADGLASDLKRMKRFRTVLSSNVASMAPMQGEYNGGHIPHLMFVGRRGQPQFWSPFQNGAGNHNVAIVGKSGSGKSVLLQDLTASLAGVGARTIVIDDGRSFEHMAKALGGRFTEFRLSSGISINPFRMIDPDMTETDEDYLVDCLAMLKAIIAQMARFEDRLNDTERGLIDAAVNRVWEDYGRDGTIDNIIAALGETGHPFGQDLGTALLPFASTGTFGRFFLGDNNLDLSADLTVFELSDLATRLELRGVVLTSIMFVASHTMRKIDRAIPKALLIDEAWQMLKGGAMAEFVETYARTCRKYGASLITATQSLNDYYRSSGSQAALENSDWFVLLQQKTETIADFKKSDRFEMDNYTDALVRSLKRNGTEYSDVFIRGPDSQAVCRLVLDRFSGTLYSSSPNVFALIEQQIQAGHTMADAIELVAFPDRVPANDELMEAAE